Proteins from one Deltaproteobacteria bacterium genomic window:
- the glmU gene encoding bifunctional UDP-N-acetylglucosamine diphosphorylase/glucosamine-1-phosphate N-acetyltransferase GlmU — MKGISAIILAAGQGKRMKSALPKVAHPVLGKPVVWHVAQAARDAGIREMVFVLGYGRDKVLPTVSAFGGKVAIQESQFGTGDAARCGLAELSAGAKEVVVLCGDAPLIRPATIRALLAARRRTGAAASVLTGVLSDPTGYGRIVRSADGAVARIVEEKDADTAARRIREVNSGTYAFDRSFLERGLPRISDVNAQREYYLTDLVVEALAEGTRVVPVVAGDPDEVRGINSRRELSDASRILRRKKIDELMGSGVTVVDPDRTFVEPGVSVGQDTVLEPGVALLGKTRVGRGVRIQAGCVVENSSIADGVHLKPYCVVSDARVGKGAIVGPFAHLRPEADIGEEAHIGNFVEVKKSRIGKGSKANHLAYIGDATVGKKVNVGAGTITCNYDGIAKHPTVLGDGVFVGSDTMLVAPVTVGKGALIGAGSTITRNVPPFALALCRAEQKVFEYWVARKKPELLKKGGLSVPSAAKASKGSR, encoded by the coding sequence ATGAAAGGGATTTCCGCGATCATCCTGGCGGCGGGCCAGGGGAAACGGATGAAGTCCGCGCTCCCCAAGGTCGCCCATCCCGTCCTCGGGAAGCCGGTCGTCTGGCACGTCGCCCAGGCGGCGCGGGACGCCGGGATCCGGGAAATGGTGTTCGTCCTCGGGTACGGGCGGGACAAGGTGCTTCCGACGGTATCGGCCTTCGGGGGGAAGGTGGCGATCCAGGAGAGCCAGTTCGGGACGGGGGACGCCGCACGGTGCGGCCTGGCGGAGCTTTCCGCCGGGGCGAAGGAGGTCGTGGTGCTGTGCGGGGACGCGCCGCTCATCCGCCCGGCCACCATCCGCGCGCTGCTCGCGGCGCGCCGCCGGACCGGGGCCGCGGCGTCGGTCCTGACCGGGGTCCTGTCCGATCCCACCGGGTACGGCCGGATCGTCCGCAGCGCCGACGGAGCCGTGGCGCGGATCGTCGAGGAGAAGGACGCGGATACCGCGGCCCGCAGGATCCGGGAGGTCAATTCCGGGACGTACGCCTTCGACCGGTCGTTCCTCGAGCGCGGGCTGCCGCGCATCTCGGACGTCAACGCGCAGCGGGAATATTACCTGACCGATCTCGTGGTGGAGGCGCTGGCCGAAGGGACGCGCGTGGTCCCGGTCGTCGCCGGCGATCCCGACGAAGTGCGGGGGATCAACTCCCGGCGGGAACTTTCGGACGCGTCGCGGATCCTCCGGCGGAAGAAGATCGACGAGCTGATGGGTTCCGGCGTGACGGTGGTCGATCCGGACCGGACGTTCGTGGAGCCGGGGGTGTCCGTGGGACAGGACACGGTCCTCGAGCCGGGGGTGGCGCTCCTGGGGAAGACGCGCGTCGGGAGGGGCGTCCGGATCCAGGCCGGGTGCGTCGTGGAGAACAGCTCGATCGCCGACGGCGTCCACCTGAAGCCGTACTGCGTGGTCTCGGACGCACGCGTGGGGAAAGGCGCGATCGTCGGGCCGTTCGCCCACCTCCGCCCCGAGGCGGACATCGGGGAGGAGGCGCACATCGGGAATTTCGTCGAGGTGAAGAAGAGCCGGATCGGAAAGGGATCGAAGGCGAACCACCTCGCGTACATCGGCGACGCCACCGTGGGGAAGAAGGTCAACGTCGGCGCGGGGACGATCACGTGCAACTACGACGGGATCGCCAAGCACCCGACCGTCCTGGGCGACGGGGTGTTCGTGGGGAGCGACACGATGCTGGTCGCGCCGGTCACGGTGGGGAAGGGGGCGCTGATCGGCGCCGGCTCCACGATCACGAGGAACGTCCCGCCGTTCGCGCTGGCGCTGTGCCGCGCCGAACAGAAGGTGTTCGAATACTGGGTGGCCCGGAAGAAGCCGGAGCTTCTGAAAAAAGGGGGGCTCTCCGTCCCTTCCGCCGCAAAGGCCTCGAAGGGGAGCCGGTGA
- the glmS gene encoding glutamine--fructose-6-phosphate transaminase (isomerizing), which produces MCGIVGYTGPNPCVDVLVDGLRRLEYRGYDSAGIAVQTGGDIAIRKSQGKIARLTDRIAKEPVSGTCGVGHTRWATHGRPSDENAHPHHAGHVAVIHNGIVENHRTLKENLTAKGRTFSSETDTEVIAHLLDERVSAGMRLEEAVRATVAELRGSYAFLAVTDREPGTVVGARLNCPLVVGLGEGEYFLASDLTAFLSHTRDVIFLEDGEMVIATPAEVRITDFGGESRVRAPQRIDWSSSMAEKDGYRHFMLKEIHEQPRAILDTLAGRMLPESGEVFFETLPLSAERIASLTKVTLVACGTSWHAALVGKFMIEGLARVPVEVDLGSEYRYRDPVVEEGTLCVAISQSGETADTLAGMREAKSKGATTVAICNVVASTIARESDGVIYTHAGPEIGVASTKAFTTQLVALYLMAIHLARERRILTRRQVSLHLIDLSELPRKIEEFLKREGDVAAIARRHKDARDFLYLGRGISYPIALEGALKLKEISYIHAEGYAAGEMKHGPIALIDERMPVLVLCARGDSYEKTFSNLEEVRARGGKVIAVGTAGDDVLPGKSDDVLLLPECGRYARPILEVVPLQLLAYHMAVLKGTDVDQPRNLAKSVTVE; this is translated from the coding sequence ATGTGCGGCATCGTCGGGTACACCGGTCCCAACCCGTGCGTGGACGTCCTGGTGGACGGCCTGCGCCGCCTCGAATACCGCGGGTACGACTCGGCCGGGATCGCCGTCCAGACCGGCGGGGACATCGCCATCCGGAAAAGCCAGGGGAAGATCGCCCGCCTGACCGACCGGATCGCGAAGGAGCCGGTATCGGGGACGTGCGGCGTCGGCCACACCCGGTGGGCGACCCACGGGCGGCCCTCCGACGAGAACGCCCACCCGCACCACGCGGGGCACGTGGCGGTCATCCACAACGGGATCGTGGAGAACCACCGTACCCTCAAGGAGAACCTGACCGCGAAGGGCCGCACCTTCTCCTCGGAGACGGACACCGAGGTGATCGCCCACCTCCTGGACGAGCGCGTCTCGGCGGGGATGCGGCTCGAGGAGGCGGTCCGCGCGACCGTGGCGGAGCTGCGGGGGTCATACGCCTTTCTGGCGGTCACCGACCGGGAGCCGGGCACGGTGGTGGGTGCGCGACTCAACTGCCCGCTGGTGGTCGGGCTGGGAGAGGGGGAGTACTTCCTCGCCTCCGACCTGACCGCGTTCCTGTCCCACACGCGGGACGTGATCTTCCTCGAGGACGGGGAGATGGTGATCGCCACGCCCGCGGAGGTGCGGATAACCGATTTCGGGGGCGAATCGCGGGTACGCGCCCCGCAGCGGATCGACTGGTCCTCCTCGATGGCGGAGAAGGACGGCTACCGCCACTTCATGCTGAAGGAGATCCACGAGCAGCCGCGGGCGATCCTCGACACGCTCGCGGGCCGGATGCTGCCGGAGTCCGGAGAGGTGTTCTTCGAGACGTTGCCGCTTTCCGCCGAGCGGATCGCCTCCCTGACGAAAGTGACCCTCGTCGCCTGCGGAACCTCCTGGCACGCGGCGCTGGTCGGGAAGTTCATGATCGAGGGGCTGGCGCGGGTCCCCGTGGAGGTGGACCTCGGGTCGGAGTACCGGTACCGCGATCCCGTGGTGGAGGAGGGGACGCTGTGCGTCGCCATCTCCCAGTCCGGAGAGACGGCGGACACCCTGGCCGGTATGCGGGAGGCGAAGTCGAAAGGGGCGACCACCGTGGCGATCTGCAACGTCGTCGCCTCGACGATCGCCCGGGAGTCCGACGGCGTCATCTACACGCACGCGGGGCCGGAGATCGGCGTCGCTTCCACGAAAGCGTTCACCACCCAGCTGGTCGCGCTCTACCTCATGGCGATCCACCTGGCGCGGGAGCGCAGGATCCTGACCCGTCGGCAGGTCTCCCTGCACCTCATCGACCTGTCCGAGCTGCCGCGAAAGATCGAGGAGTTCCTCAAGCGCGAGGGGGATGTCGCCGCCATCGCCCGGAGGCACAAGGACGCGCGCGACTTCCTGTACCTCGGACGCGGGATCTCGTACCCGATCGCTCTGGAAGGCGCGCTCAAACTGAAGGAGATCTCCTACATCCACGCCGAGGGGTACGCCGCCGGCGAGATGAAGCACGGCCCCATCGCGCTGATCGACGAGCGGATGCCGGTGCTCGTGCTGTGCGCCCGGGGCGATAGTTACGAGAAGACGTTTTCGAACCTCGAGGAGGTGCGCGCGCGCGGCGGGAAGGTGATCGCGGTGGGGACGGCAGGGGACGACGTCCTTCCGGGGAAGTCGGACGACGTCCTGCTTCTTCCCGAGTGCGGCCGCTACGCCCGTCCGATCCTCGAGGTCGTCCCGCTCCAGCTCCTGGCGTACCACATGGCGGTGCTCAAAGGCACCGACGTCGACCAGCCGCGCAACCTCGCGAAATCGGTCACGGTGGAGTAA
- the atpH gene encoding ATP synthase F1 subunit delta: MIAGSLARRYARALLDIGREERQLRKVLTEAEEFASALERSAGLREVMEAEHVSRRDKQASLDAVLSPGGFLPTTKAFLSLLVEKGRMNVLPQILSELRRMVEEHEGIERVEVTVPMPLSATQKDLLQTVLERRTGKKILLEESVDPAVLGGMVVRVGSTVYDGSVRTQIHQIRENLQKG, translated from the coding sequence GTGATCGCGGGAAGCCTGGCAAGGCGTTACGCGCGCGCGCTGCTCGACATCGGCCGGGAGGAGCGGCAGCTCCGCAAGGTGCTCACCGAGGCCGAGGAGTTCGCTTCGGCGCTCGAACGGTCCGCGGGGCTGCGCGAGGTGATGGAGGCGGAGCACGTGAGCCGCCGGGACAAGCAGGCCTCGCTCGACGCGGTGCTCTCGCCCGGCGGTTTCCTCCCGACCACGAAGGCGTTCCTCTCCCTGCTCGTGGAGAAGGGGCGGATGAACGTCCTCCCGCAGATCCTCTCCGAGCTCCGCCGCATGGTCGAGGAGCACGAGGGGATCGAGCGGGTCGAGGTCACCGTGCCGATGCCGCTCTCCGCCACGCAGAAGGACCTCCTGCAGACGGTCCTCGAGCGGCGCACCGGGAAGAAGATCCTGCTCGAAGAGTCCGTGGATCCCGCCGTGCTCGGCGGGATGGTCGTGCGGGTCGGCTCCACCGTGTACGACGGCAGCGTCCGCACGCAGATCCACCAGATCCGGGAAAACCTACAGAAGGGGTGA
- a CDS encoding UvrD-helicase domain-containing protein produces MRRHGDRIGLSPRFLIYDVRDQHDALKQILKDLNIDEKKFPPSKFAWLIERSKRDGVSVEAAALSAGWRVVSMAGEVGKAYDAALAGAGAVDFTDLIRLPVTLLRGAPDVLSAVRFEHRHFLVDEFQDVDGAQAELTEQIALGAESFCAVGDEDQSIYGWRGASAAPMLSFERRYPGAKVIHLSTNYRSRAAILSVAGALIAKNRRRREKAIVAARPGGDLPAMAVYSDQEAEAREVASAVAREIRSGVLPTEIAVFYRVNAQSRAVEDALRMLRIPYVLRGALSFYERAAVRDAVSYLKWHLQPGDAVSLKRLLKFPRRGVGEVTLARAREAAGREGVPLSETLRRIPNLAPLFSFRDLWQEALPQMSPAEALHALLKGAGYLDALEAAARDTGPDRDGAGREEDLENVRELFRVAEGFPGNGEEALREFLEKMTLAAEEAEGDDSEAVRLMTLHNAKGLEFDVVFLVGLEDGLLPHSRSLESGEEVEEERRLFYVGLTRAREKAYLSLARRRNLFGSFRDAVPSRFLYDLPSSLVRWADAPIRELPARGAFPSKSAGSAPQRPGEPRYEEETAGRPRKVRHPIFGEGKVESVEGEGADRKIIARFPVYGVKKILVRAVPMEFFD; encoded by the coding sequence TTGCGGCGCCACGGCGACCGGATCGGGTTGTCCCCGCGGTTCCTGATCTACGACGTGCGCGACCAGCACGACGCGCTGAAGCAGATCCTCAAGGACCTGAACATCGACGAGAAGAAGTTCCCGCCGTCGAAGTTCGCCTGGCTCATCGAGCGGTCGAAGCGGGACGGCGTGTCGGTGGAGGCGGCGGCGCTCTCGGCGGGGTGGCGCGTCGTGTCGATGGCCGGGGAGGTGGGGAAGGCGTACGACGCGGCGCTCGCAGGCGCCGGGGCGGTCGATTTCACCGACCTCATCCGCCTCCCGGTGACGCTGCTGCGGGGCGCGCCCGACGTCCTTTCCGCGGTGCGGTTCGAGCACCGGCACTTCCTGGTCGACGAGTTCCAGGACGTGGACGGGGCGCAGGCGGAGCTCACCGAGCAGATCGCCCTCGGGGCGGAGTCGTTCTGCGCGGTGGGGGACGAGGACCAGTCGATCTACGGGTGGCGGGGCGCGTCCGCCGCCCCGATGCTCTCGTTCGAGCGGCGGTACCCCGGCGCGAAGGTGATCCACCTGTCGACCAACTACCGCAGCCGCGCGGCGATCCTCTCGGTCGCCGGAGCGCTGATCGCGAAGAACCGGCGGCGGCGCGAGAAGGCGATCGTGGCGGCGCGGCCGGGAGGCGACCTTCCCGCGATGGCCGTCTACTCCGACCAGGAGGCGGAGGCGCGCGAAGTCGCGTCGGCGGTCGCCCGGGAGATCCGCTCCGGCGTGCTCCCCACGGAGATCGCGGTCTTCTACCGGGTGAACGCGCAGTCCCGCGCGGTGGAGGATGCGCTGCGGATGCTCCGGATCCCGTACGTCCTCCGGGGCGCCCTCTCCTTCTACGAGCGGGCCGCGGTGCGCGACGCGGTGTCGTACCTGAAATGGCACCTCCAGCCCGGCGACGCCGTGTCCCTGAAGCGGCTCCTCAAGTTCCCCCGGCGCGGCGTGGGGGAGGTGACGCTGGCGCGCGCGAGGGAGGCGGCGGGGAGGGAAGGGGTGCCGCTTTCCGAAACGCTCCGGAGGATACCGAATCTCGCTCCGCTGTTCTCTTTCCGCGACCTGTGGCAGGAAGCCCTTCCGCAGATGTCCCCCGCGGAGGCGCTGCACGCGCTGCTGAAAGGGGCGGGTTACCTGGACGCCCTGGAGGCCGCGGCGCGGGACACGGGGCCGGACCGGGACGGCGCGGGGAGGGAGGAGGATCTCGAAAACGTCCGGGAGCTGTTCCGGGTGGCGGAAGGGTTCCCCGGGAACGGGGAAGAGGCGCTGCGGGAGTTCCTGGAGAAGATGACGCTGGCGGCGGAGGAGGCGGAGGGCGACGATTCGGAAGCGGTCCGGTTGATGACGCTGCACAACGCCAAGGGGCTGGAGTTCGACGTGGTGTTTCTCGTGGGGCTGGAGGACGGCCTCCTTCCGCACTCGCGGTCGCTGGAGTCGGGGGAGGAGGTGGAGGAGGAGCGGCGCCTTTTTTACGTGGGGCTGACCCGCGCGCGGGAGAAGGCGTACCTGTCGCTGGCCCGTCGCCGGAACCTGTTCGGCTCCTTCCGGGACGCGGTCCCGTCGCGCTTTTTGTACGACCTTCCGTCCTCCCTCGTCCGGTGGGCGGACGCGCCGATCCGGGAACTCCCGGCGCGCGGTGCGTTCCCGTCGAAGTCGGCCGGAAGCGCCCCGCAACGGCCGGGAGAGCCCAGGTATGAGGAGGAGACCGCCGGGCGGCCGCGAAAAGTGAGACACCCGATCTTCGGGGAAGGGAAGGTCGAGTCGGTCGAAGGGGAAGGCGCGGACCGGAAGATCATCGCCCGTTTCCCGGTCTACGGGGTGAAGAAGATTCTCGTCCGAGCGGTGCCGATGGAGTTTTTCGATTGA
- a CDS encoding F0F1 ATP synthase subunit alpha, whose protein sequence is MSIRAEEITEILKSQIQGYEKRIDVAETGVVLSVGDGIARVHGLEKAMAGELLEFPGDVRGMVLNLEEDNVGVALLGEDQLIKEGDTVRRTGRIVEVPCGDAMIGRVVNALGQPIDGKGPVESKDSRRVEIKAPGIVKRQPVKEPLQTGLKAIDAMIPIGRGQRELIIGDRQTGKTAVATDTIINQKGTGVVCIYVAIGQKRSTVAQVVEKLRQYGAMEYTIVVAATASESAPLQFIAPYSGCTMGEFFRDSGRHALCIYDDLSKHAVSYRQLSLLLRRPPGREAFPGDVFYLHSRLLERAAKLSDAEGGGSLTALPIIETQAGDVSAYIPTNVISITDGQIYLEADLFYSGVRPAVNVGLSVSRVGGNAQIKAMKQVAGRLRLELAQYREMAAFAQFGSDLDKSTQMQLARGARLVEILKQAQYRPEAVENQVTTIFSATNGFVDGYEVGSLARYETELAAFMKDRHGALLSEIREKKQITDDLKGKLSAALEEFKGIFRE, encoded by the coding sequence ATGAGCATCCGCGCGGAAGAGATCACGGAGATCCTGAAAAGCCAGATCCAGGGGTACGAGAAGCGGATCGATGTCGCCGAAACGGGCGTGGTCCTCTCCGTCGGCGACGGGATCGCCCGCGTACACGGCCTCGAGAAGGCGATGGCGGGGGAGCTCCTCGAATTCCCCGGCGACGTCCGCGGGATGGTGCTGAACCTCGAGGAGGACAACGTCGGCGTCGCCCTCCTGGGCGAGGACCAGCTCATCAAGGAAGGGGACACCGTCCGGCGCACGGGCAGGATCGTCGAAGTGCCGTGCGGCGACGCCATGATCGGGCGCGTCGTCAACGCCCTCGGGCAGCCGATCGACGGCAAGGGGCCGGTCGAGTCGAAGGACTCCCGCCGCGTCGAGATCAAGGCGCCCGGCATCGTCAAGCGGCAGCCGGTGAAGGAGCCGCTCCAGACCGGCCTCAAGGCCATCGACGCGATGATCCCCATCGGCCGCGGACAGCGCGAGCTGATCATCGGCGACCGCCAGACCGGGAAGACGGCGGTGGCCACCGACACGATCATCAACCAGAAGGGGACGGGCGTCGTCTGCATCTACGTCGCGATCGGCCAGAAGCGGTCGACCGTCGCGCAGGTGGTGGAGAAGCTCCGGCAGTACGGCGCGATGGAGTATACGATCGTCGTCGCCGCGACCGCGTCCGAGTCCGCGCCGCTCCAGTTCATCGCCCCCTACTCCGGCTGCACGATGGGCGAGTTCTTCCGCGACTCCGGCCGCCACGCCCTGTGCATCTACGACGACCTCTCCAAGCACGCGGTGTCGTACCGGCAGCTCTCCCTGCTGCTGCGGCGGCCGCCGGGGCGCGAGGCGTTCCCCGGGGACGTCTTCTACCTCCACTCCCGGCTCCTCGAGCGCGCGGCGAAGCTGTCCGACGCCGAGGGCGGTGGGTCGCTGACGGCGCTACCGATCATCGAGACGCAGGCGGGCGACGTCTCCGCCTACATCCCGACGAACGTCATCTCCATCACCGACGGGCAGATCTACCTCGAGGCCGACCTGTTCTACTCCGGCGTCCGCCCCGCGGTGAACGTCGGCCTCTCCGTCTCCCGCGTCGGCGGCAACGCGCAGATCAAGGCGATGAAGCAGGTCGCCGGGCGCCTGCGCCTCGAGCTGGCGCAGTACCGCGAGATGGCCGCGTTCGCGCAGTTCGGATCCGACCTCGACAAGTCCACGCAGATGCAGCTGGCCCGCGGCGCGCGACTGGTGGAGATCCTCAAGCAGGCCCAGTACCGGCCGGAGGCCGTGGAGAACCAGGTCACGACGATCTTCTCGGCGACGAACGGCTTCGTCGACGGGTACGAGGTCGGCTCCCTCGCGCGGTACGAGACCGAGCTGGCGGCCTTCATGAAGGACCGGCACGGGGCGCTCCTTTCGGAGATCCGCGAGAAGAAGCAGATCACGGACGACCTGAAGGGGAAGCTGTCCGCCGCGCTCGAAGAGTTCAAAGGGATCTTCAGGGAATAG
- a CDS encoding F0F1 ATP synthase subunit epsilon: MASTIRLELVTPERLLLSEDVDEVVAPGYEGEFGALPEHTQFLTILNIGVLRYRKGNETRRIALGGGFAEVTPERVVVMAETAERAEEIDLERARRAKERAEAALKELSIDDDSYRKAHAALQRAMVRMAAGE; encoded by the coding sequence ATGGCATCGACGATCCGGCTGGAGCTTGTCACCCCCGAACGCCTCCTCCTCTCGGAGGACGTGGACGAGGTCGTCGCCCCGGGGTACGAGGGCGAGTTCGGCGCGCTTCCGGAACACACGCAGTTCCTGACCATCCTGAACATCGGGGTGCTCCGGTACCGGAAGGGGAACGAGACGCGCCGGATCGCCCTGGGAGGCGGATTCGCCGAGGTGACGCCGGAGCGCGTCGTGGTGATGGCCGAGACGGCGGAGCGGGCCGAGGAGATCGACCTGGAGCGCGCCCGCCGCGCAAAGGAGCGGGCCGAGGCGGCCTTGAAAGAGCTGTCGATCGACGACGATAGCTACCGCAAGGCGCACGCGGCGCTGCAGCGGGCGATGGTGCGGATGGCGGCCGGGGAGTAG
- the atpG gene encoding ATP synthase F1 subunit gamma, whose translation MANLRAIRKRISSVKSTQQITKAMKMVSAAKLRRSQEAITAARPYARKMREVVQAVAGRAGSDAHPLLTAREGKKLALLVVTSDRGLCGSFNSGLTRAAHRFVNEHREQYEEIALFMVGRKGRDFFRRREVPVRKEYLGVLGSISRGHAETMANDLVSGFLSGDFDEVRIVFNEFRSAISQVVRFETLFPIALEKAEGETGGGVDYLYEPGQKEILASLLPKFVEMQIFRILLESVAGEHGARMTAMDSATNNSVDMISRLTLQMNRARQATITTELTEIVSGAEALKG comes from the coding sequence ATGGCGAACCTCCGCGCGATCCGGAAGCGGATCAGCAGCGTAAAGAGCACCCAGCAGATCACGAAGGCCATGAAGATGGTCTCCGCGGCGAAGCTGCGCCGGTCGCAGGAAGCGATCACCGCGGCGCGTCCGTACGCCCGGAAGATGCGCGAGGTGGTCCAGGCGGTGGCCGGCCGGGCCGGGAGCGACGCCCACCCGCTCCTCACGGCGCGCGAGGGGAAGAAGCTCGCGCTGCTCGTGGTCACCTCCGACCGGGGCCTCTGCGGAAGCTTCAACTCGGGGCTCACGCGCGCCGCGCACCGGTTCGTGAACGAGCACCGGGAGCAGTACGAGGAGATCGCCCTTTTCATGGTCGGGCGGAAAGGGCGCGACTTCTTCCGCCGTCGCGAGGTCCCGGTCCGGAAGGAGTACCTCGGGGTCCTGGGGAGCATCTCCCGCGGCCACGCGGAGACGATGGCGAACGACCTGGTCTCGGGGTTCCTCTCCGGCGACTTCGACGAGGTCCGGATCGTCTTCAACGAGTTCCGGTCCGCCATCTCGCAGGTCGTCCGTTTCGAGACGCTCTTCCCGATCGCGCTGGAGAAGGCGGAGGGGGAGACGGGAGGGGGAGTCGACTACCTCTACGAGCCCGGCCAGAAGGAGATCCTCGCGAGCCTGCTGCCGAAATTCGTGGAGATGCAGATCTTCCGCATCCTCCTGGAATCCGTGGCGGGGGAGCACGGCGCGCGGATGACGGCGATGGACTCCGCGACCAACAACTCCGTGGACATGATCTCGCGGCTGACGCTCCAGATGAACCGCGCGCGCCAGGCCACGATCACCACGGAGCTCACCGAGATCGTCAGCGGCGCCGAGGCGCTCAAAGGGTAA
- a CDS encoding ATP synthase F0 subunit B, whose translation MIPRRLFSASLRASLPAVLAVSAASVACASGGAAEGGSAIPWGEIVKQAINFAILAGVLVYFLRKPLSSFLKERSELLRKSIDDAAKARAEAAQKLSVIEARTAKLSDEIAQLNAKMDAEAGAEVRSLRDAATAEIARIRAQAEFAGEQEVKKARQELRKEASVLSAQAAEELVRKTLSPEDQERLVRENLEKIDGIVR comes from the coding sequence GTGATCCCGCGCCGGCTGTTCTCCGCGTCGCTCCGCGCGTCGCTTCCCGCCGTCCTGGCGGTGTCGGCCGCGTCCGTCGCCTGCGCTTCCGGCGGCGCCGCGGAAGGCGGAAGCGCGATCCCCTGGGGCGAGATCGTAAAGCAGGCGATCAACTTCGCCATCCTCGCCGGGGTCCTCGTCTACTTCCTCCGCAAGCCGTTGTCCTCCTTCCTGAAAGAACGCAGCGAGCTGTTGCGCAAATCGATCGACGACGCCGCGAAGGCGCGCGCCGAGGCGGCGCAGAAGCTCTCCGTCATCGAGGCCCGCACCGCGAAGCTGTCCGACGAGATCGCGCAGTTGAACGCGAAGATGGACGCCGAGGCGGGGGCCGAAGTGCGCAGCCTGCGGGACGCCGCGACCGCCGAGATCGCGCGCATCCGCGCCCAGGCGGAGTTCGCGGGGGAGCAGGAAGTGAAGAAGGCGCGCCAGGAGCTTCGGAAGGAGGCGTCGGTCCTGTCGGCGCAGGCCGCCGAGGAGCTGGTGCGGAAGACGCTCTCCCCCGAAGACCAGGAACGGCTGGTCCGGGAGAATCTTGAGAAAATCGATGGGATCGTCCGGTGA
- the atpD gene encoding F0F1 ATP synthase subunit beta, with protein MNKGKIVQVIGPVVDVRFEAGQLPALYNAIRISNPSISDREGNLVVEVAQHLGDNVVRCVAMDSTDGLVRGMDAIDTGGPITIPVGPETLGRIMNVIGEPVDEAGDIVTKVRYPIHRPAPSFDEQSTKVEILETGIKVVDLLAPYSKGGKIGLFGGAGVGKTVVIMELIHNIAIEHGGYSVFGGVGERTREGNDLWLEMKESKVLEKACLVYGQMNEPPGARARVGLSALTAAEYFRDEEGQDVLLFIDNIFRFTQAGSEVSALLGRIPSAVGYQPTLSTEMGNLQERITSTNKGSITSVQAIYVPADDLTDPAPATAFSHLDATTVLSRQIAELGIYPAVDPLDSTSRILSPLVLGEEHYKVARAVQKVLQKYKDLQDIIAILGMDELSEDDKILVSRARKIQRFLSQPFFVAEQFTGIPGKYVRLEDTGRSFQEIVEGKHDDLPEQAFYMVGTIEEAIEKGKKLLAV; from the coding sequence ATGAACAAGGGAAAGATCGTCCAGGTCATCGGGCCCGTGGTCGACGTCCGGTTCGAGGCGGGGCAGCTGCCCGCCCTCTACAACGCGATCCGGATCAGCAACCCGAGCATCAGCGACAGGGAGGGGAACCTCGTCGTCGAGGTGGCGCAGCACCTGGGCGACAACGTCGTCCGGTGCGTCGCGATGGACTCCACCGACGGCCTCGTCCGCGGCATGGACGCCATCGACACCGGCGGTCCCATCACCATCCCGGTCGGACCCGAGACGCTGGGCCGGATCATGAACGTGATCGGCGAGCCGGTCGACGAGGCCGGCGACATCGTGACGAAGGTCCGGTACCCGATCCACCGCCCCGCCCCCTCCTTCGACGAGCAGTCGACCAAGGTCGAGATCCTCGAGACGGGGATCAAGGTCGTCGACCTCCTCGCCCCCTACTCCAAGGGCGGCAAGATCGGCCTGTTCGGCGGCGCCGGCGTCGGCAAGACCGTCGTCATCATGGAGCTCATCCACAACATCGCCATCGAGCACGGCGGCTACTCCGTGTTCGGGGGGGTGGGCGAGCGCACCCGCGAGGGAAACGACCTGTGGCTCGAGATGAAGGAGTCCAAGGTCCTCGAGAAGGCGTGCCTGGTGTACGGCCAGATGAACGAGCCGCCGGGCGCCCGCGCCCGCGTGGGACTGTCGGCCCTGACCGCGGCGGAATATTTCCGCGACGAGGAGGGGCAGGACGTGCTCCTCTTCATCGACAACATCTTCCGGTTCACGCAGGCCGGCTCCGAAGTGTCGGCCCTCCTGGGCCGCATCCCGTCGGCGGTCGGGTACCAGCCGACGCTGTCCACCGAGATGGGGAACCTGCAGGAGCGGATCACGTCGACGAACAAGGGGTCGATCACATCGGTCCAGGCAATCTACGTCCCGGCGGACGACCTGACCGACCCGGCGCCGGCGACCGCGTTCTCGCACCTGGACGCCACCACCGTCCTTTCGCGCCAGATCGCCGAGCTCGGGATCTATCCGGCGGTGGACCCGCTCGACTCCACGTCGCGGATCCTCTCCCCGCTGGTCCTGGGGGAGGAGCACTACAAGGTGGCCCGCGCGGTGCAGAAGGTCCTCCAGAAGTACAAGGACCTCCAGGACATCATCGCCATCCTCGGCATGGACGAGCTCTCCGAGGACGACAAGATCCTCGTGTCCCGCGCCCGCAAGATCCAGCGGTTCCTGTCCCAGCCGTTCTTCGTCGCCGAGCAGTTCACCGGGATCCCGGGGAAGTACGTCCGCCTGGAAGACACGGGCCGGTCGTTCCAGGAGATCGTCGAAGGGAAGCACGACGACCTCCCGGAGCAGGCGTTCTACATGGTCGGGACGATCGAGGAAGCGATCGAGAAGGGGAAGAAGCTTCTCGCCGTCTGA